The window TCACCCCGACCGTGTACGGGGGAACCCCCGCCCTGCGCGCCGCGTTCTCCAACTGGCGTACGACACAGGCGGACGTACGCCGGGCCGCCGAGGCCCTCCGAAAGGCAGCGAGGGAGATCGCATGACGAGCCGTCCCCTGACACTCGTGGAGGTCGAGGCCCTGGCGCGCAGCGCGCACGAGGGCCAGACCGACAAGGCCGGCCGGCCGTACGCGGAGCACCTCGCGGCCGTGGCCGAAGGCGTCCGCCTGCGCGGCGGCACCCCCGAACAGCAGGCGGCGGCCTGGCTCCACGACGCGATCGAGGACGAGGCACTCAGCCTCACCTGGCTGGACTCCGCCGCGCTCCCGCAGTCCGTGAAGAACATGGTCCTCGCGGTCACCAAGCGCCCCGGCGAACCGGTCGAGCAGTACACCGCCCGCATCCTGGACACCCCGGGCGCCCTGCTGGTCAAGGAAGCCGACCTGGCGCACAACGCCGACCCCGTACGCCTCTCGGTGCTGGACGACCCCACCCGCGAGCGGCTGTCCGCGAAGTACGCGTATGTCCGGTCCCTCCTCGGCCTCACCACCCCTTGACGCATGCGCCGCGCCCGAAACATGCCCGGCGCACATGTGGTTGGCGGAAACGGAACCACGGCTATTCGTCACGGGGCGTATAGCCGGGGCCCGTTGGTGGGAGGATGGTCCATGTGGGGGTGTGCCTCGTGCGCCCCGGGCCGACCAGGGGACGACCGAAGGTGTGATCAGTAGTGGCCATTTCGCTGTCAGTGGTGGTTCTGTTGGCGGTCATCCTGGTGGTGCTGATCCGCGGCAACCACATCAAGACGGGCCCCGCCATCGTCGCGGCCCTCTTCGGTTTCTTCCTGGCGTCCAGCTCGATCGCGGACGACGTGAACCGCTTCCTGAACTCCCTCGCGACGATGATCGCGAACATCAAGCTCTGACCGCCGGCGCCACACCCCGCCCCCGCAACGGCGAGATCCGGTGCCCACTGTTCCATGGACACCGGCTCTGACCTGCAGCCCGGTCGAGCGCCCACCGCAATTCACCGCTTGTCCCCGCCTCTTGCCGTCTGATCGGGCACATGAAGGGCACGCGGGCCGACTCGTATGTCAGAGGAACATCTCCGGCATCGGGCACGCTTCCAACGCTTCGTGCGGACGATCCGCCCAGTGCCACCAGACATGCCGAGTGGGGCACTTCCACACGCCTCGGCAGACCCGCTCGTCGTCCTCTCGCCGGCACAGCACGAAGCCGCCGAACTTCATGGCCTGGCTGCACTCCGGGCAGGCCGGCACGTCGCTGGTTATGCTGCGGACCCTAATGGCGGGCTGGGCCCGGCGCGGCCGGCTGTTGCGGTCGCGGTGCCTTGCCGTCACGGCCAGGTCGGCTATGCGAGCCTTGCGCTCCGCGTCCAAAGGTCGGCATCCGAGGTTTCAGTCCTCAGGCTCCGATACATCCCACTCGTCGCCTTCCACGAGATCACTGGAGGCCTCGTACCAGCGGTAATCCCACGTAGCGCGGCTCCTCACCGCTTCCACGCTGCCATAAGGAAGTTGCCCCTCCGCCGCCTCGGCCGCCGCGATGACGAGCGCGTCGTAGGCCTCCTTGATCCGCTTGCCGTGGATCGTCTGCTGCCCCATCTCAAACTCAAGCGTCACTGTGAGAATCTTCCGCTTGGCCATGGAACCGCCCCCTTCTCAAGCACTGCTGCTTGAGGCGATCCAACCAGGAGGCATCAGAGCCTCGGGCGGAAAGTCGCAATCTGAGGTCGGCAGAGCGGGTTTGGGCAGGAACGGCTGCGGGTCATCTGGCTGTACCCACCACTGTCCCCCACGCTCACCGTCACCACCCGGCAGCTCTCTGCTGGCTCCTCAAGCACCGCTGGGAGCCCGTCCTCGGCGGCGTCAACCTGGCGGAGATCTGGCCGCCCTCATACGGAGCCGACGGGCCGGCAGCCGGACCACGGGACCGGACGCG of the Streptomyces sp. NBC_01294 genome contains:
- a CDS encoding membrane protein; this translates as MAISLSVVVLLAVILVVLIRGNHIKTGPAIVAALFGFFLASSSIADDVNRFLNSLATMIANIKL
- a CDS encoding HD domain-containing protein, with amino-acid sequence MTSRPLTLVEVEALARSAHEGQTDKAGRPYAEHLAAVAEGVRLRGGTPEQQAAAWLHDAIEDEALSLTWLDSAALPQSVKNMVLAVTKRPGEPVEQYTARILDTPGALLVKEADLAHNADPVRLSVLDDPTRERLSAKYAYVRSLLGLTTP